The nucleotide sequence TTGTGTTTAAATGTCgataaaaaaaaggcaaaagacTAATTTGTTGACTACTATGTGCAGAACGCAAATAGTGGGGTGGCCGCCAATCAGGTCATATAGGAAGAACAGCCTCCAAGCAAAGAAGGAGGATGAGGCATCTGGGATTTATGTGAAAGTTAGTGTGGATGGAGCTCCATATCTTAGAAAGATTGATTTGAAGCTTTACGAGGGGTACCCAGAGCTTCTAAAGGCCTTAGAGAACATGTTCAAGCTCACCATTGGTGACTACTCGGAGAGGGAAGGCTACAAGGGATCAGAATATGCTCCAACTTATGAAGACAAAGATGGTGACTGGATGCTTGTTGGGGATGTTCCTTGGGGGTAGGTTCTTTAATCCTCTCTCCCCACTATAGAATGATTAATCGTTTGTCTATTGACCTGTACTTATCAAGTCttttactttgtttttgttgtagAATGTTCACATCTTCTTGCAAGAGATTGAGAATCATGAAAGGATCAGAAGCCAGAGGCCTTGGATGTGGAGTATGAGTAAGCCCCACAAGGCCACAATGGACTGTCAGCCACATCTAggtaaaaagtaaacaacttcAGTGTAAAGCTTCCGCAGTGAGCAGAGTCGGGGACAGACATGATGTATGCCTATCTTACCtccataatatgtggagagaatgCTTAtagaaattgaacatgtgacctataGGTTGCACCACTGTAACTCTACCACTAGAATCCATGCCAGCCACATCCAGAAGAGAAAATCATTCGGCTTGGGTTCTCGTCTTCTCGAAAAAGGCGTTTGGGCCAGTCTCCTCTCAACCAtagctttctctcttctttggGAAATTTCATCCAACagagaaaaatagaagaaattcCAAGAGATGTTCCTCTTTCTTTTACTACAATTTGGCAGTGAAAATGTCCCAGATGTTCTATCATCGACATGTCTTGTTTTCTCATGATATTCAAACCAAAACTGCCTCGCAATGGTTACTGTTTACTTGTGTAAATGGAGAGAATAAGTTAATGTTACATAAAGTTCTGGTTATATATGTTTAATACAAAGAGAAATTGAGAAAGTATACATGCTTAGTATTTGTGCAAGATTCTTTTGATATTTTAGCTGTGATTGTGTACCTAGTTTCTGAGATCTTCTGTCTAGATTGTTGAGGGATTTATGATGCTTTCTCTTACTTATATCCGGATCTTATTGGACCCCAAGTCTGCACAACACAATCTAACATCATATATTTTGACTTATAATGAGGAATGATTTACAATGATTCATTGCAATCATTGAGCTTATGATGGATGATTATTGGCAACTAAATGAGATGGTTTCCTTGAACGGTGAAGTTGGTTTGGCGGTGAATTTTTCTGGTTGGTAGACAAATTTGACTCGTCAaattagaaaaactaattaGGTCttccaaataaaatatatgtttggAAATACCAATGACTCTCTTGCCCAAACTTGACTATTGTTGTAAGATAATGTTCGTTTTCCCACGTCCAAATCCAAACACCATCCATCACAAGGCTTCCAAGACTCGAGAGTGTGTGCTCGAGCAAAAACATCATTGACGAAAGTTTGCAATTGATTAGGGCttgaaataaatagaaagaaaatcatAGTTGCAGCAAACTTTTGCGAGAGATTGAAAAAGAGGCCGGGAAATAGGGGTGAAGCTATGTATATGTGAGGGTGCAGCTGACTCCCcttaaaaatttttaattagtGTTAAGTACATGGTAATTGTAAAAAAGACCCCcctaaattttcaatttagaccctCCTTTTGTAAAAATTATGCTTAAATGGTTGAAACAAGAATacatgtgacaattattacttatcatattttataaacttttaattttaattgttatttttcatactttcgaaggtataattaatagataatttcaaaaaaaaattctccacCCTAACATGAAATCTAGTGTCCACCCCGACGACGCCCCTCCTAATATGTCATGGCTTCGCCCCTACCGAGAAATAGAGTGAGCAATCTTTTGTAACCATCTTGTAAACTATTCATAAGATGGTAGTGTTCTGGAAATATTATCATTGCTGGACGTAGGATCTCATATCGAGTTTGAACCAGGTAAATTCTGTGTTATTCTTCTTCCCTACTTCTGTTTGTTCGTGCTGCAGCTTTCTTTGGTGTTCGTGTGATCGCTGAATTGTTTTCTTCGGATACATCAAATCGGTGTTTGCTTGGTGTTTTCTCCAAGATAGCCATACTTTAGGATGATAAAAGTCTTCAAGAATAAATTTCTGCTATTGCTAAATAAAGGATACGTATCTTCATTACCACTTTCATTTGTCTTGTAAAGCAGTAAAGTACATCGGAAAATGGTAAGGAAAGTAAAAAAGGCTTGTCGCGCATGGTGAAAACAAGAGAAATCAAGGAGatcctctctctatatatatatgatacctAGTTAGACATTGGATCAAGACATTATACTGAAATTTCATACCTAACAATCAATCATGGATGGATGGTTCTGAGCGAAACACGGAATTTAGCAtcaacaaaaatgagaaaatatcCACTAATCTTCGTAAGCCCAATAATGTTAGAGATTCTGGTGATAATCATTCCAAAAACATCTGAGTAGTGTGTGACACTCATTTTGTTGAAATATTTTTGGGATGATTATCACTGAGATCTTatcatttttttggtaagcCATGTCACGCGCAGATGTGACGTACTATAACCAATAGTATAGTAATATTTTATAAGTTGTTGGTATCAATTCATGAGTAgttaaaaataatttcaaatttgatttataGTTCATACCAACCACCCATGATTTGGCCTCATATCTATGAATTATCGTAATTCTATTGGTTCTACTACAACGCATCAGGACATGACAAATCACTAAATATTTTCTCCAACAAAAATTGTGAAGAAAAGCCCAATTCAATACACAAAAGCCGTTAATTTAGCGCAACTTAAATTTAAAATAGGATAGAATTTGTCCATATTAAAGTGTGCTACCGCCCACAGAGTGTATGAAATAATATTTGGGaatttatatatacattgtCTTTGTCTTAgatgatatacatatattttcttttggcaAAGTCTGATCAGATCAGATCAGTTTGGTTGATGCTCCACGACATAAAGCAAAcatattaaatttatattattattgttttcctCTCTCAAGTCTAAAAAAGTAAAAGGGTATATCCCAACACAAGATCTGACATGATTCCTGGGAGTGATTGTGAGTTTGATGCACTTGCCACTTGTAGTTGTTGTCGGTACCACGTTTTGATCCAATTGTGGAAAATCTGAAACTCTTACACCACCTGTTGTTGTAAAAGATTACACAACACAACAATTCGTTGGAAAAGGATTGATTATTGCCATATTTTCTTTTATCGGtcgtgtttcttttttttttttaatgtaagtGTACATGACACTGTTGATGGCATGACTAACTTCTATCGAGTCCCTTTCAAGAACTATAAATCTTCTTGTCCACCACATTTCATAGCAGCTTTTGTGGCCAAAGCCTCTCCTCCCACGGCTATTGAATCTATTGGGAGTGAAATAAGCCCTGGCTACAACTCCCACTGCCCAAAAGGAGGAGCATAAACGACGTCGAAGTTGATTATGATCCTCTCTGGTGGTTGAGGAACCCATGTACTACTCGATCTGCAAATCATACTGGCTTCTGCTAATGATACTGGTTGATATCTTCCATGTAGTAGAAAGAAAAATCAACTTTGAAGACGCTACAATACGCAAAATATAAAGTCTGTAGGTCtcacaaaatatatatagagagtATGTAGAtctcaaagaaaaacaaaggtgAAAAAAAGGGGTCAGGTGTTGATGCTACTCAGATAGAATCAAATATACATTCAAGTGAAAACGAATTACCAAATAAATCCGACACTACGGAGAAAGTCCCGAATGTTTTAACCGGAATTAATGAGATTTAACCAGAATTAACAAGACGGGGAAATTTTAACGGTCTAAACAGATGCATAAGAAATTCTCATACATAACTTATGCTGATCTGATTGGTTTGATGATGACAACAAGATGTCTCCACAAACTTCATTCAATTCATCCCTGCAAACAGATGGGGGGTTTGGTTATGTATAGCAGATAACTGAAAATAAGTAGGAATGATATGAAGATAACAATCAGAGGTTGCATGTGACAACCTTCCCTGATCTttataatttttgtagaaaGATATAGCTATTATGGACGGAGAACACTTTCTGAACACATTAAATAATACAATAACGAAACTTGTCGAAAAACCAAAGGTCCCATGGAAGATAACAATGATTGAATGCATTGCTGCAAAATAATTGGATGACTATGGAAGTGACAATTTGTGCCAAAACTACTTGAGTTACCAAAAGATAGTGAGGTCAACTAAAACAAACAGTATGAGGTCAAGGCTCAAGTATGTTCTAAGAAACCGTATTTAGACAAACGTAAGAACATAAACATTAAAAAACTACAACATTCTAAcctgttgtttcttcttctttggccTCCTCTTCCTTCGTGGTTTGTGGGCATCAGAGTTGGAACTTAGATTACTACTGTGACTTGTCCTTGAACCTGAAGAACCACCTGCTCTAAAGGAAGACCCGGATCTGCTATTTGAAGCATTGCCAGATCTAGAAACTTGTGCCCTACGTATTGAGGAATTTTTGCTCGATGATGGCCCAAACCTTGATTGAGGACGTGCTGAATTTGCGAAGGAATTGGAAGATGACCGAGGAGGAGGCATTAGAGATCTAGCAGAAATCTGCCTCTATAAAGACAATTTAAAGTGAGTGAAGGAAAACTTGTGGGTAAGAACGCTTAACAGCTGTAAAAGTTCTCTTAATAAAGATGGCTGCAAATTTCGCTCTTAGAACAATATAATATGTAAATTAGACATATATCTCACCTGATTTCGTTCATCACTTGACATGCCAGAAGCTGCTTTGCCAGAAGTACTAGAAGCCTGTTCCCTATGAAACAAATAATCCAATTTCAAATACACATTTatcacaaaaagaaaaggttcataaattttgaatttactctGGCATTATATAAATAAGATCAAAGAGGAGGCATGGTCCATGACTATTTGCCAGGTAAAGAGCTTGCAGCAATGAATTCAGAGAAGGAAACTCCCGATTCTATCAATTAAAGTACCAAACACATCACATACTCACTTTTAAATGAACTTATAAATGCTCAGACGATACTGCAGCTTACTCCATTAAGAATATAAGAGCAAACTAAGAAGgaaatgcaaatgcaaatgACAACGACAACGCAGTCCTCAGATCAAGACTAATGAGTAATGAACCACAACTATCAAATAAGAAATATAGTTCCTGAAACTTTCATCTTCCTTAAAACAATATTTACCTTGTACTCTTGTCAGTCCACTCATCATCTGCATCTGCTTCATCACTTGAGCTTCCTGTTACAAAGAAATCATCCTCACTCAAATCAAGAAGCCCATCATCCTCACTCCCTGTCTCTGTCGGGGATTCCAGAAAAACAGCAGATATATCAAGGATAAGTTAGTGGGAAGACTAGAGTACAAGACAATGATGCAGAGTCCATCAACCTAAATCCACAGTTTAAATCAATAATTGCTTTCTTTCaatgcatctttacctattaAGCTAGGCAATTCATAATTACCCCATAAataattctctctttttgttcacCAAAATTTTTATGTGAAGGATCGAAAAGTTtttactcaaagtttcacttctaCACATCTATTTCATGTTATTTCAATATTCATAAAAAATGCGGCCTTTACTCAAATAGGATTTTGGTATTTGTAAcatcaaaagaaatttttttataaaaaatcattattcaGAGAAAATTAATCAGAATGAGCCACAAACTTATAAATCTCACAGGGAAATTCACAGTACAAGTTCTACCGATTACCATCAACCAAATTCCCCTAGTTCAGATAAAAGAAAGAGTGGTTCCAAATATACCGAAACCAACTAAATCCCTACACTCTAACTGCCCCAAAAGGGCCAAAACCCTCAACATCAATATGCCATCCCTCTTTGTTCTTAGGTATTCCTTATGAATGTAAAACAGAGACTTCTGGCATTAGGGTACAggaaaatattatattatgaaCTGAAGCTATGAGTAGCAGAGatattttcaaattaacttttgaTAAGCATGACAAAGGGGGAGTCAAGATCAaaataatttcttaaaaaaatcgTAATTCAGAGAAAATAATCAGAATCAGCACAAACTTATAAACCTCACAGGGAAATTCACAGTACAAGTTCTACTGATTACAATCAACCAAATTCCCCTAGTTCAGATAAAAGAAAGTGTGTTTCCAAACATACTGAAACCAACTAGATCCTTAcactctaattgcacaaaaccctcAACATCAATATGCCATCCCTCTTCTTTCTTAACTATTCTGTAGGAATGTAAAACAGAGACTTAGTTTAGGCCCATGTCAGCTGTCCAAAGGCAAAACTAGTGTCTGTTCACGTCATTTACAGATTTTGGGACCAGATTTTGTGATGGACTTATTGACACCATTGCACACTCCATATCTGCACCAGGAGATGACAGCAAGTGCATCCACTAATAAAGTAAAATAAGTTTATTTATAAAGTATAACAAGGCAAAATTCTGTAAAGAAATAAAGCAAGGAGAAGAATAGAATACCTTCCAAATCCTTCCCACTGGCTGCAGCACCAATTAAATTAGCTTTTATCTGCTTGCGTATTCTGTTTCTCCTGTCAACTATGTCCAAGTCATCACCTCCAGTAAATAAAGATACATATTTCTCAGTCTTCGGGAAAAACTGCAATTTAAAGGACACATTAACTTTCAGAGACACCCATTTATCATAAAGAAATGTTATCACAAAGACACAGAAGCAAGCTGAGAATGAGACAAAGCCAAGCTGAGCTAGTGCGCTCACAGTAAATCCCATTTCCAATAGCATATtgctcttcttttgtttttccaagCACAGCATTATTTTCATGGCAGCTATCAGAATAACTATCAATATTTGTGACTTTCCTAGAACAGGGTGCAAGGACCCATAACTCTTATAACAGCTGAAAATGCCTAGTTAATGTACAGTTGAAAATGTCTAGTTAATGTCAAAGTTGTTTGTGGCACATGGCAACCAttgagaaattgaaaaaaaaaaatacaaaaaaaaaatgaagagctTGATGAACGGTAGCTCACCCTGACATATTCAAGATCTTCTTTCAATTTAGAGAGTTGATCAGCAAGCTCTGCATCTTGTGCCTGGCCAGAAGAAGTGCGTTGTAGTTTCTCCAAACGTCTTattcttctttctatttttcttctctctataaTTCATAATGAGCCAGCACACTCAGGTCTAACAAAATTTACATTTGACATCATAAGAAAGTTCCAAGAGCTAAACACGTTGGTAAGAAATGTTTTTACCATGAAACTTAATCCTTAGATCTCGTCGGAATATTTTTCCCAGATTAGAGTGGATCTCATGCTGTTTCTTGATTCCTTCTAACTTTTTTTCTTGCACCTCTCTAACTTCAGGTGGAAGATCCTTGAAGAGATAACAACGAGTCAGAATTTATAGGGCGAGACAATGGACTATATATAgcacattaaaatattaaatcgAGCAGCTTAGCCAATCACGTTTCATTTGATACCTGAATTCAGTAAGCCCTTTAAACATATAAATAATGAATTAGAGCGTTGGAAGTAATATGAGATGTCACCACAAAGACATGTAGGGAGAGATGGGGAGAGAGAATCAAGGGACGCTCTTCTGAGGCTAGACCTCATAGACATGGAAAAGCAAGAATTATGACTCGCAATCAAGAGTTGATGGCGTCAACATCACCTTGCAAAGTTTTTGCACTCCTTGTCTCACGAACTCCACaaattatgatatttttttaaagatgaaACTACTTTTATCGATGACGGGTAGACACAAAGAATGTCTCCCTATGCCTATacaaaaaaatgttttcctggaatcaattttattgatcaagtGAATATATGGAGAAGATGTCCCCTATGCAGACATAAAAATCTCCTCCTGTAGAGTACCTAAAATCCAAAGTGTCTATCATGTTGAATAACATATTattccatttaaaaaaagatCAGATCGAACAAGAAGCATTCATTAGCCTCTCTATAGTCAGATTGCCAATTACAACGAGAATGTAACCATTTATCCTTTATAAGCTTagattaaattttaaattttactaATGCTACAGCCACAAATGTATGTTTGAACAAGCgcaagagaaaaaaaggaaaaactatGAATCCAACAGTTCCGCTGTCATGTTGTTGTGATCATTATTACTGCAAGAATCAGTCCTACTAATTCATTCCATACACTGATTGTTTTCATGTTTCTCAGTCCCTCAATGTTGCCTCACAGGTATTCTCCTTCTACAGCGTCATAAACTTCCTCTACTTTTAAACAATTTCACAGTAGTGAACATGTATGTAtttaattttcagaaaaaaactactacaaaatacaaatcaaccgTCAACGGCACCTAGAACAGGTAGACTACGTGAGACTCTGCCTCCTCGAAACAAGTTCATCCAAAATTGAATCAAATAGAACATAAACCCACGGAGAGGGGAGGGACTCTAATACCTTCCGGAGCAACCGCTGGATGGAACGAATCTGATTCTTGAAGGAGACAGACTTCGATTTCTTCTCGACTCCTCCTCGCCGTCCCAGTGGTTTCTTGCGCTCCGCCACCCGCCGCTTTCCGTACCCGCCGTGAGCCATGGTTTCTTCTGCCTTCTAAAAAATTTCAATCTACAAATTATTTGATAAATTGCGACGGCAAAAATGTCTTTATTGTTTCTTTGTCTTTTACTATTCTATTAAAGCTTCGCTGTGGGGTCCTCTGACTCGCTGGTGAACGCCTACGTAAGTCCGATGGCGATGGATGTGAATCCATAAATAATGCGCTAGGATGGGTGAGACTTTAATTGTTGGTTCAATTTTctcttaaaaattattttaagtcATGATTTAATTAGAGTTTAATTTAGGATATGGTTTAATTAGAGTTTAATTTATAacttaatttttagtatttaggatttataatttaagatttagagtttaaaatttaatatttcaaattttttctcaaaatttattatattataatattataaacattaaaataattaatcacgtaatttaattcatgatttaatataattttgtgAGAAATTGACGTTGGAGTTGGAGCCCCCATCCTgtatgtgcaacgtttctatCTTTTTAGCCCGCACCTTAGTTGACCTTTCCTTTTTGTACCTGATTGGCTtgaattaattattaaaaaaatcaaattttaatttaaaaaacaagTCATTTGGGTTTTAAACTTTTAGttctttgaaataattttaattaaactTCTTTTTCTAATTTAACATCCACCAATTTTATTTAACTACGTAGAGTAACTTAGATAGTTGTCAATGAATTTATTTAGCTGATCactattaaatttatttatgtatttcaTTGTTGACTAATGCTTGATACCCCAAAAATTAACCTTCAAAAGACCcacatttaatgtgaagtgttggacgTAAAGTTGACTctatatgtgtatttttaatcaatgattattttaatgccatatAGATTTGAGGAACTTTTGGGGATCTTTAGTATTGTCTCATTTTCAGATTATACAGTTCGATTATGCACAGTAGGACAAAAAGATAAATGAAATAGAAGCAATTTCGTATCTTTCACATTGTACATATCTCCAAGCCACATGCATCTCCCTTCCAACGTGGTTTGAAAACTAGCCAGCACCCAACAGATTTAGCTATTAGCACCATGTGCTACTTAAATGCCCCAGAAAATTTACCTGCCTGATAATGGAAAATTCTCAGGCGACACatcccacactttatttaaagtgagTGATTCATCTGACACCATTCATTTGGTGTAAGTGCGACCCTCCACACGTGATGAGGCCCACACGTGAATGTGGGATCCCGCACTTGAGGAGCCCTCGTTGATGATTATCCCAAATTTTACAGTTTGGCTACTTGTGTTTTCCTactctacaatttcaaactacTCATTTCTATGACAATCCTGAAACTAGTCAACTTGGATAGATTTTGGCTAATGGACTTGTGAGACAGTTTCtaaaatattacaaaatatcatcaatcaaaCCCCAGAAACAATTAAAACAATGGGGGCAAAATTGATGAAATAGATGATACTGTACAAATTTAAAGTACGATGGGTTGCTCTCCTTCAAGTTCAGATATAACAATTAACGAGTCTGTCAATCGAAGGGAGAGAGGTTCGGATTTTGGAACTGGGTTAATAACCTGTAATAATATAGCAAGTATCAATTAGACATTTTCAGCAAAGCTCTTCAGAGCCAAATCTAAAGTTTTATACCTTCTTGTTGTCTTTCACATAACCTATGGCAACTTCTCGCCGTAAATACGCTCTTTCAGCAAGCTCGGAGAAAGACGGATTCTCCCCTTCTATCATATAAAGGCTAATGTCCTGTAAGAAGAAACAACAGGTAAAATGTAGATAATGGGGTACTTTCTAGCTATACTAATACTGTCCAAGATCAACTGTTGCCAGTACCAATTTGAGACTCTTTTTCTAGTTTGAACTACTCTGTAAAAGTCATTCTATTACTTTCAGATGATTGCAAcacaaaatgtaaaaattaTATGGGATGGTTCAAGGAAAACAACCAACCCAAGGTGCGTGATTTTTCAATTGTATAGCAAGGATTTTCCCCAAGGTTGCCTTATCAGGAAAATAGGTGAACTGCCATCACGTAATCTATTTGTTGGAATAAATTCCAAGGTTGTCTTCTCGCTGTGGTCATCAAATCTTTTAAATTTACTTCTCAGCCCCTTTTGATGAAGGAAAATCCCTTCTGCCAAATACATTACCTAAAACTTGTATAGGAATTGTAACAGCATCCAATGTTCAGTAGCATGACCAAATAAGATTTTTGCTAATGAGAATCAAGATCGGATTGACCTTTAAGCTACCCCGTCATTAGTCCTCCAGTGGCAAAATACAGAAGTATCTTAAGGACCAGTCAGCCATTTAGGATAATTAAAAATTCAGGGGGATAAAAATAAGAAGTTACCTTTACATATATTTCATCACCCTCTGCATTCAGAATGTCTTTCCACACTTCATTCAATTCGCTGTTTTCTACCACTGTAATATTCAAAAATTATGACTCTCTAATCTCTATATACAAGCACAGCAATAATTAAGACACTGGGTAGCAGTGAGAGTAGAAAAAATAAACCTTGAGCTGTTACCAGGCTCATTACTTCTTCTGCTGCTATGTAAGTCAAGGATGGTTTGATTCTTGTTATCTGCAAGGAGTACAAAacttcaataaagaaaaacaaatcatgaatcttGATGTAACAAATAAGTTGGCTGAAGTATATAGTACTTGTTTGCCCAATTTTGAATCAACAATCTCTGCAACTAGATTTTGCACCTGAAAAGCATTCTtcattttagtttaattttgaAAGTACTGAATTCtaaacacattcataatcagaAATGAGATTTGGCAATGGGCCCACCTATTCTACGAGAACCAGACTCACCTTCACTCCAAGTGTGCTGCAGATATTTTCAGCGAGAAGAAGAGAATAAGCAGATTGCTTGTCTGCCCTGGATGGATCTGGAAAGTGATTTGTTAATACAAAATAACCTTCAACAACTAAAAAATCACAAAATGCTACCTCCAAGAAGCCATTCTCGATCAGATACAACAGCAATTGATAAGGGAATATTCCCTCCTTTATTGAAGGAATTTTGCATATTCACAA is from Tripterygium wilfordii isolate XIE 37 chromosome 14, ASM1340144v1, whole genome shotgun sequence and encodes:
- the LOC120014468 gene encoding auxin-responsive protein IAA4-like, coding for MEGGGVVFENYLNLKATELRLGLPGTEQSEEEVPSNAKTNKRVLPEGCEQKGTTGVRRNDSEIASPAKTQIVGWPPIRSYRKNSLQAKKEDEASGIYVKVSVDGAPYLRKIDLKLYEGYPELLKALENMFKLTIGDYSEREGYKGSEYAPTYEDKDGDWMLVGDVPWGMFTSSCKRLRIMKGSEARGLGCGV
- the LOC120014544 gene encoding rRNA-processing protein EFG1-like isoform X1, which codes for MAHGGYGKRRVAERKKPLGRRGGVEKKSKSVSFKNQIRSIQRLLRKDLPPEVREVQEKKLEGIKKQHEIHSNLGKIFRRDLRIKFHERRKIERRIRRLEKLQRTSSGQAQDAELADQLSKLKEDLEYVRFFPKTEKYVSLFTGGDDLDIVDRRNRIRKQIKANLIGAAASGKDLEETGSEDDGLLDLSEDDFFVTGSSSDEADADDEWTDKSTREQASSTSGKAASGMSSDERNQRQISARSLMPPPRSSSNSFANSARPQSRFGPSSSKNSSIRRAQVSRSGNASNSRSGSSFRAGGSSGSRTSHSSNLSSNSDAHKPRRKRRPKKKKQQG
- the LOC120014544 gene encoding rRNA-processing protein EFG1-like isoform X2 — translated: MAHGGYGKRRVAERKKPLGRRGGVEKKSKSVSFKNQIRSIQRLLRKDLPPEVREVQEKKLEGIKKQHEIHSNLGKIFRRDLRIKFHERRKIERRIRRLEKLQRTSSGQAQDAELADQLSKLKEDLEYVRFFPKTEKYVSLFTGGDDLDIVDRRNRIRKQIKANLIGAAASGKDLEETGSEDDGLLDLSEDDFFVTGSSSDEADADDEWTDKSTREQASSTSGKAASGMSSDERNQISARSLMPPPRSSSNSFANSARPQSRFGPSSSKNSSIRRAQVSRSGNASNSRSGSSFRAGGSSGSRTSHSSNLSSNSDAHKPRRKRRPKKKKQQG